One stretch of Clupea harengus chromosome 2, Ch_v2.0.2, whole genome shotgun sequence DNA includes these proteins:
- the LOC116224052 gene encoding hereditary hemochromatosis protein homolog produces the protein MDVDTLEVQFTVFRAPNSSLQFQQTSLFNGHVIFSCNSQTLTDQPRQAWVTHTFTQEELEERRMQCEGQRNEHFACLASIDNTITAEFLQRRRGCMINSSGVFAFEEWCVNGEDFLTFEPQTLKWTPLSDLATPMAAKWNKHDIRNRVFGDFLHQVCPKAHDTLKLKRATWINESAQTEMELHIFSNPVPGSASTHLQCHVTAFDLSGVRIQLTKDGVPLDCGVERLGPRPNGDGTVQMRVGVQTTRDTNKHYRCEAHSQTVNKSVLFDDPSRHKNAIAIGAAIGAACVVVFLVIRGNVEEKQLNPPTSVIGDSYLLPTSHSGIPRLLPTGSSLYHRAGP, from the exons ATGTCGACACACTGGAGGTCCAGTTCACAGTGTTCCGTGCTCCGAACAGCTCACTGCAGTTCCAGCAAACATCTCTGTTCAACGGACACGTGATCTTTTCCTGCAACAGCCAAACACTAACAGACCAACCAAGACAGGCctgggttacacacacattcacccaagAGGAACTGGAGGAGAGACGCATGCAGTGTGAGGGTCAGCGTAATGAGCACTTTGCTTGTTTGGCGAGTATAGACAACACTATCACAGCAG AGTTTCTTCAGAGACGTCGTGGTTGTATGATCAACAGCTCAGGAGTATTTGCTTTTGAAGAGTGGTGTGTCAATGGAGAGGACTTCTTGACCTTTGAACCCCAGACTCTTAAATGGACTCCTCTGTCTGACCTGGCAACCCCTATGGCAGCAAAGTGGAACAAGCATGACATCAGGAATCGTGTGTTTGGGGACTTTTTACACCAAGTCTGTCCAAAGGCCCATGATACCTTGAAGTTGAAGAGAGCAACATGGATCAATGAATCAGCACAAACGG AAATGGAACTCCATATTTTTTCCAACCCCGTCCCAGGAAGTGCCTCCACACACTTACAGTGTCATGTGACAGCCTTTGACCTATCAGGAGTCAGAATCCAGTTAACCAAAGATGGGGTTCCTCTGGACTGTGGGGTGGAGCGGCTTGGACCGCGTCCCAATGGAGACGGAACCGTTCAGATGAGAGTCGGGGTTCAAACCACAAGGGACACCAATAAACACTATCGATGTGAGGCTCACAGTCAGACTGTCAACAAGTCTGTCCTGTTCG ATGACCCATCACGTCACAAAAATGCCATTGCCATTGGGGCTGCCATTGGGGctgcttgtgttgttgtgttcctGGTTATT AGGGGGAATGTTGAGGAGAAGCAGCTCAATCCTCCCACTTCAGTCATTGGTGACTCCTACCTTCTGCCCACCTCACACTCTGGCATCCCACGTCTCCTCCCTACAGGTTCCTCACTGTACCACAGGGCGGGTCCCTGA